From a region of the Oscillospiraceae bacterium genome:
- a CDS encoding sodium/proline symporter, whose translation MTIAFILYFLIVLGIGIFFFATSKGSGEKDYFLGNRSMGPWVTAMSAQASDMSGWLLMGFPGSIIAFGLGKAWIGIGLALGTIANWIFVARRLRRFTKASNDAITLPQYLTNRFATTNPALKVICAIIFLISFTVYVASAFNAGAAVFGTVIPWFANHQMLAMLLFAVLVLAYTFLGGYKAVCWTDFFQGILMLIALLATPIFMVTFGNFDASYATAFAEGVAPFGNNPFTASWTDIVSGLGWGLGYFGMPHILVRFMGIKSSKLIKKSATVAIVWLVLTLGAAIVIAWLGRTYLLKDGSALAQMLLPAGSQSRVFIEVVLNIFPGFIAGLMLSAIIAAAMSTADSQLLVASSSFTSDLYNPIFRKNKAGDKEMLWVGRLVVAIVTLIGFAIAASGLGKADSWASNIMAMVENAWGLFGAAFGPVVILSLFWKRLTYKGAVAGIIGGAVVDIAWLILFTSTVTDAVIVNTQVYEIVPGFIAGAICTVIFTLLDKKPSDEVVAIFEKATDNSIDD comes from the coding sequence ATGACAATTGCATTTATTCTTTACTTTCTCATTGTGCTTGGAATAGGTATCTTTTTCTTTGCCACCTCCAAGGGCAGTGGTGAAAAGGATTATTTTTTAGGAAACAGATCAATGGGCCCTTGGGTAACCGCTATGAGCGCACAGGCTTCAGATATGAGCGGTTGGCTTTTAATGGGCTTCCCCGGAAGTATTATAGCTTTTGGTTTAGGTAAAGCCTGGATTGGTATCGGCTTGGCTTTGGGTACAATAGCTAACTGGATTTTTGTTGCCCGCCGTCTGCGCCGTTTTACAAAGGCTTCAAACGATGCTATAACCTTACCTCAGTATTTGACAAACCGTTTCGCAACTACTAACCCTGCGCTTAAGGTTATATGCGCTATTATCTTTTTAATCAGCTTTACAGTTTATGTTGCCTCTGCTTTCAATGCAGGCGCCGCTGTTTTCGGCACAGTTATTCCTTGGTTTGCCAACCACCAGATGCTTGCTATGCTTTTATTTGCAGTATTGGTTCTTGCATATACATTTTTGGGCGGCTATAAGGCTGTTTGCTGGACAGACTTTTTCCAAGGTATTTTAATGCTTATAGCTCTTCTTGCTACACCTATTTTTATGGTTACGTTCGGAAACTTTGATGCTTCCTATGCAACCGCTTTTGCTGAAGGTGTTGCTCCTTTCGGAAACAATCCTTTTACAGCTTCCTGGACAGATATCGTTTCAGGTCTTGGCTGGGGACTGGGCTATTTCGGAATGCCCCATATCTTAGTTCGCTTTATGGGTATTAAAAGCTCAAAGCTTATTAAGAAATCAGCAACAGTTGCTATTGTATGGCTTGTTTTAACCTTAGGTGCTGCAATTGTTATAGCTTGGCTTGGACGTACCTATCTTTTAAAGGACGGCTCTGCTTTAGCTCAGATGCTTTTACCTGCAGGCTCTCAAAGCCGTGTATTCATCGAGGTTGTTTTAAACATATTCCCCGGATTTATTGCCGGTCTTATGCTTTCTGCAATTATCGCTGCGGCTATGTCCACTGCTGACAGTCAGCTTTTAGTTGCTTCCTCCTCCTTTACAAGCGACCTTTACAATCCTATTTTTCGTAAGAACAAGGCAGGAGATAAGGAAATGCTTTGGGTAGGCCGTCTTGTTGTTGCTATCGTTACTCTTATAGGCTTTGCTATTGCGGCAAGCGGTTTAGGAAAAGCTGATTCCTGGGCTTCAAACATTATGGCTATGGTTGAAAACGCTTGGGGCTTATTCGGCGCTGCTTTCGGTCCTGTTGTAATTCTTTCTCTCTTCTGGAAGCGTCTTACATATAAAGGTGCAGTTGCAGGAATTATCGGCGGTGCTGTTGTTGATATCGCATGGCTTATCCTCTTTACAAGTACCGTTACAGATGCTGTTATCGTAAATACTCAGGTTTATGAAATAGTACCCGGCTTTATTGCAGGCGCTATCTGTACTGTTATTTTCACATTACTCGACAAAAAGCCTTCCGACGAAGTTGTGGCTATTTTCGAAAAAGCAACCGACAATAGTATAGACGATTAA
- the uxaC gene encoding glucuronate isomerase, translating to MIIGEKFLLKNETAFKLYQSFAKDMPIIDYHCHISPEQIYQNAHFENLTQIWLYGDHYKWRQMRLFGIDEKYITGGAGDYEKLYQFAAILPKLIGNPLYHWCHLELKRYFDIDLELNCENLPEIWEITCQKLKTLGVRDIIKKSNVYAICTTDDPVDSLEYHSLIKNDSSFDVKVLPAFRPDKAINIDKDGFFSYIERLSLCTGIKINCLSALEKALLSRLDYFCKMGCVAADCGIEYIPFEKADYSKVDKIFKNAISGKKPSLQESDIFKTHILLFLSRNYAKRNIVSELHYGVERNVNSNMFDLLGADTGYDTVLSDSVSRLAELFNELDKREELPKTIVYSINPNDNLMINTVCGAFSERSVKGKLQQGSAWWFNDTKEGMEAQLKAMASVYGIDCFIGMLTDSRSFLSYTRHEYFRRILCNYFGCLIEEGEYPLNASIGDIIKNICFENAKKYFCLGENK from the coding sequence ATGATAATAGGCGAAAAATTTTTACTGAAAAATGAAACTGCTTTCAAGCTTTATCAAAGCTTTGCAAAGGATATGCCTATCATTGATTATCATTGTCATATCAGTCCCGAGCAGATTTATCAAAATGCTCATTTTGAAAATCTCACTCAAATATGGCTTTACGGGGACCATTATAAGTGGCGTCAGATGCGCCTTTTCGGAATAGATGAAAAATATATTACAGGGGGCGCAGGCGATTACGAAAAGCTGTATCAGTTTGCCGCAATTTTGCCTAAGCTTATCGGCAACCCCTTATACCATTGGTGCCATTTAGAGCTTAAGCGTTATTTTGATATTGATTTGGAGCTTAATTGCGAAAATCTGCCTGAGATTTGGGAGATAACCTGTCAGAAGCTAAAGACCTTAGGCGTGCGGGACATAATTAAAAAATCGAATGTCTATGCTATATGTACTACCGACGACCCCGTTGACAGCCTTGAATATCACAGTCTTATAAAAAATGACTCAAGCTTTGATGTAAAGGTTTTGCCTGCTTTTCGTCCCGATAAAGCAATTAATATTGATAAGGACGGCTTTTTCTCTTATATTGAAAGGCTTTCCCTTTGCACAGGGATAAAAATAAACTGTCTTTCAGCTTTGGAAAAGGCTCTTTTAAGCCGTCTTGATTATTTTTGCAAAATGGGCTGTGTTGCCGCCGACTGCGGTATTGAATACATACCCTTTGAAAAAGCAGATTATTCAAAGGTTGATAAAATATTTAAAAATGCCATTTCGGGCAAAAAGCCCTCTTTACAGGAAAGCGATATTTTTAAAACTCATATTTTGCTGTTCCTTTCAAGAAACTATGCAAAAAGAAACATTGTTTCCGAGCTTCATTACGGCGTTGAACGTAATGTAAATTCCAATATGTTTGACCTTTTAGGAGCTGATACGGGATATGATACTGTTTTGTCTGATAGTGTTTCCCGTCTTGCTGAGCTTTTCAACGAGCTTGACAAGAGGGAAGAACTTCCCAAAACAATAGTTTATTCCATAAATCCCAACGATAATTTAATGATAAATACTGTCTGCGGTGCTTTCAGTGAGAGAAGCGTTAAAGGTAAGCTGCAGCAGGGCAGTGCCTGGTGGTTTAACGATACAAAGGAAGGTATGGAGGCTCAGCTTAAGGCTATGGCATCTGTTTACGGCATTGACTGTTTTATAGGTATGCTGACTGACAGCCGAAGCTTTTTATCCTATACAAGACACGAATATTTCAGAAGAATTTTATGTAATTATTTCGGGTGTCTCATTGAAGAGGGTGAATATCCCCTCAACGCTTCAATAGGTGATATTATCAAAAACATATGCTTTGAAAATGCCAAAAAATATTTCTGTTTAGGTGAAAACAAATGA
- a CDS encoding Gfo/Idh/MocA family oxidoreductase, whose protein sequence is MNIGIIGTGRRSAAYVELINSNKYENVKITALADSKSENLEGCKNLYFKDKEVSCYDNYIDLLNDKNVDAIIICTPDTTHREIAINAIKYDKHILLEKPIATTAEDAKAIYFACKDYKKTICLGFVLRYTQFYRKIKSIIDNGDIGEVISIEAKEMLNYTHASSFYRRWHRDSSTNGGLLNAKCSHDLDILCWLAGKNPEYVSSFGGCTHFVENEKASDICDNCKIKDSCIYDYNTIDYGCLAPVDNNCVYNCKKDIIDHQVLNIQFGNNVTASFTLSLLSAYENRSIMIFGTKGTISGDFNARTITVKDLRPDSAITYHLPEQQWGHNGGDSGIMADFIKSACSDKPINDVKSGYLSSILALNADISRKTKKIVPIEL, encoded by the coding sequence ATGAATATAGGAATTATAGGAACAGGCAGACGCTCAGCGGCATATGTTGAGCTAATAAACTCAAATAAATATGAAAATGTAAAAATAACTGCCCTTGCAGACAGTAAAAGTGAAAATCTTGAAGGCTGTAAAAATCTTTATTTTAAAGATAAAGAGGTTTCCTGCTACGATAATTACATTGACCTTTTAAATGACAAAAATGTAGATGCAATAATAATTTGCACTCCCGACACAACACACAGAGAAATAGCAATAAATGCAATAAAATACGATAAGCATATTCTTTTGGAAAAGCCTATTGCCACCACAGCGGAGGATGCAAAGGCAATCTATTTTGCCTGCAAGGATTACAAAAAGACTATCTGCTTAGGCTTTGTTTTAAGATATACTCAGTTTTACAGAAAAATAAAGAGCATTATAGATAACGGAGATATCGGAGAGGTTATTTCCATAGAGGCAAAGGAAATGCTCAACTACACTCACGCCAGCAGCTTTTACCGCAGATGGCACCGTGACAGCTCTACAAACGGCGGTCTTTTAAATGCAAAATGCAGTCACGATTTGGATATACTTTGCTGGCTTGCAGGAAAAAACCCCGAATATGTAAGCTCCTTTGGCGGCTGTACTCATTTTGTGGAAAATGAAAAGGCTTCCGACATCTGTGATAACTGCAAAATTAAAGATAGCTGTATTTATGATTACAATACTATTGATTACGGCTGTCTTGCACCGGTTGACAATAATTGTGTATACAACTGCAAAAAGGATATAATTGACCATCAGGTTTTAAATATTCAGTTTGGAAATAACGTAACGGCAAGCTTTACTCTTTCTCTTTTAAGCGCTTATGAAAACAGAAGCATTATGATTTTCGGCACAAAGGGAACTATAAGCGGAGATTTCAATGCACGCACCATAACAGTTAAGGATTTACGTCCTGACAGTGCAATTACTTATCATTTGCCCGAGCAACAATGGGGACATAACGGCGGAGACAGCGGAATAATGGCAGATTTCATAAAATCAGCTTGCTCCGATAAGCCCATAAACGACGTAAAGTCAGGATATTTAAGCTCAATACTTGCCCTTAATGCAGACATAAGCAGAAAAACAAAAAAGATTGTTCCTATTGAACTGTAA
- a CDS encoding alpha-glucosidase/alpha-galactosidase encodes MKIYKDFAEGINIAYIGGGSRGWARGLMSDLALEKSLCGTVKLYDIDMQAAYDNEIIGNKISTLENAQSNWVYKAVTSLKEALTGADFVIISILPGTFDEMASDLEEPQKYGIYQSVGDTVGPGGILRALRTVPMYMEIAEAIKEFCPEAFVINYTNPMTMCVRTLYKVFPQIKAFGCCHEVFGAQELLSNALSEFTGMEKVDRKEIKVSVSGINHFTWINSARYQNIDLMEIYDKFVEKHYESGYWEKEQDLWLSNTFVSHERVKFDLYKRYGVMAAAGDRHLAEFAPRYWYLKDLETIKEWHFSITTAQWRKQSLKEKLEETQKYVRNEKELTITPTGEEGVRQIKALVGLGDLVTNVNLPNKNQIKELPLDAVVETNAVFRNNQIIPISAPKLPDSVLGLIARHVYNQETVVDAAVNARPYDAFKAFCNDPQVTLSLSDAKTLFDKMIDNTKKYIKFN; translated from the coding sequence ATGAAAATTTACAAGGATTTTGCAGAGGGTATAAATATAGCCTATATAGGCGGCGGTTCAAGAGGCTGGGCAAGAGGTCTTATGAGCGATTTAGCTTTGGAAAAAAGCCTTTGCGGCACAGTAAAGCTTTATGATATAGATATGCAGGCAGCCTATGACAATGAAATTATAGGTAATAAAATTTCAACTCTTGAAAATGCTCAGAGCAATTGGGTTTATAAGGCTGTTACCTCTTTGAAGGAGGCTTTGACAGGTGCCGATTTTGTTATTATCTCCATTTTACCCGGCACCTTTGACGAAATGGCTTCCGACCTTGAAGAGCCTCAGAAATACGGCATTTATCAGTCCGTAGGCGATACTGTGGGTCCCGGCGGTATTTTAAGAGCCTTAAGAACTGTGCCTATGTATATGGAAATTGCAGAAGCTATAAAGGAGTTTTGTCCCGAAGCCTTTGTTATAAACTATACAAATCCTATGACTATGTGCGTACGCACCCTTTATAAAGTTTTCCCGCAGATAAAGGCTTTCGGGTGCTGTCACGAGGTTTTCGGAGCGCAGGAGCTTCTTTCCAACGCCTTAAGTGAATTTACGGGAATGGAAAAGGTTGACAGAAAAGAAATCAAGGTAAGCGTTTCGGGAATAAACCATTTTACCTGGATAAACAGCGCTCGCTATCAGAATATTGACTTAATGGAAATTTACGATAAATTCGTTGAAAAGCATTACGAAAGCGGATATTGGGAAAAGGAGCAGGACTTATGGCTGAGCAACACCTTTGTTTCCCACGAGCGAGTAAAATTTGACCTTTATAAGAGATACGGCGTAATGGCGGCGGCGGGAGACCGTCACTTAGCTGAATTTGCACCGAGATATTGGTATTTAAAAGACCTTGAAACAATTAAAGAATGGCATTTTTCAATAACTACTGCCCAATGGCGTAAGCAGTCCTTAAAGGAAAAGCTTGAGGAAACACAAAAATATGTAAGAAACGAAAAGGAGCTTACAATAACTCCCACAGGCGAAGAGGGAGTAAGGCAGATAAAAGCTCTTGTAGGCTTAGGCGACCTTGTTACAAATGTAAATCTGCCAAATAAAAATCAGATAAAGGAATTACCCTTAGATGCCGTAGTGGAAACAAATGCGGTATTCAGAAACAATCAGATAATTCCTATAAGTGCTCCCAAGCTTCCCGACTCTGTTTTAGGTCTTATTGCAAGACACGTATACAATCAGGAAACCGTTGTAGATGCCGCAGTCAACGCAAGACCCTATGATGCCTTCAAGGCATTTTGCAATGACCCGCAGGTAACCCTCAGTCTTTCAGACGCAAAGACGCTTTTTGATAAAATGATAGATAACACCAAAAAATATATTAAATTTAATTGA
- a CDS encoding TetR/AcrR family transcriptional regulator, producing the protein MANIKSPQEAAELRRQILHSAAKLFLMQGFANTSIKEISKDSNVSASTIFYEMKSKEEILAELVAYVLEFQFSFAENLLKDTTDDPILFYAAETTLQLHIAESSEHIRELYNASYSLPKTTEIIQHTITAKLETIFKEHLPHLETKDFFELEIASGGIMRGFLSVPCNMYFTMERKIKRFLETTFILYHVPDEKIQEAIDFVSQFDYPTLAQQAIDSIMNFFEKKI; encoded by the coding sequence ATGGCAAATATCAAATCCCCACAGGAAGCCGCTGAGCTGAGAAGACAAATATTGCACAGCGCAGCTAAGCTTTTCTTAATGCAAGGATTTGCTAACACATCAATAAAAGAAATTTCCAAGGACTCCAATGTTTCAGCAAGCACTATTTTTTATGAGATGAAAAGCAAAGAGGAAATTTTAGCCGAGCTTGTGGCATATGTTTTAGAATTTCAGTTTTCCTTTGCTGAAAATCTGCTCAAGGATACAACTGACGACCCTATATTATTTTATGCGGCTGAAACAACCTTACAGTTACATATAGCAGAGTCAAGCGAGCATATCAGAGAGCTTTATAATGCGTCATATTCTCTCCCCAAAACTACGGAGATTATTCAGCATACTATAACAGCTAAGCTGGAAACTATTTTCAAAGAGCATCTTCCCCATCTTGAAACCAAGGACTTTTTTGAATTGGAGATTGCTTCGGGCGGAATTATGCGAGGCTTTTTGTCAGTTCCCTGTAATATGTATTTCACTATGGAACGAAAAATAAAGCGTTTTCTTGAAACAACCTTTATTCTTTATCATGTGCCTGATGAAAAAATTCAAGAGGCAATTGATTTTGTTTCACAGTTTGACTATCCGACTTTAGCTCAACAAGCTATTGATTCTATAATGAACTTTTTTGAAAAGAAAATATAA
- a CDS encoding LacI family transcriptional regulator translates to MNIYDIARLAGVSTATVSRAISGKNISEKTRKKILEIIEKENFRPNSFAQGLNQTSVKIVGILISEIDDLYYAKAVSVLEKQLKLNNYDMILYCTGTDLSTTSQYISQMIYRNVDAIFIIGSKFHSQQKAVSKLLKNTDIPTITINLETNEDYIYNVISDEFEAFKNAVAFLNQKGHDSFLYMYDTDSASGLNKLNGFKKGIDKCQLDIKNQHILKCKRNIESAKQTALDILKKNPKITAVICSADEIAAGVVKAAKELDISIPKDLAVIGCDNSVISDCSTPAITSIDNRVGTLCEIGVNLFNSLVDKKTMAQKNVVPCEIIEKQTT, encoded by the coding sequence ATGAACATATACGATATTGCAAGGCTTGCCGGTGTTTCCACAGCTACGGTATCAAGAGCCATAAGCGGAAAAAACATCAGCGAGAAAACAAGAAAGAAAATTCTTGAAATAATTGAAAAGGAAAATTTCCGTCCCAACTCCTTTGCACAGGGCTTAAATCAGACAAGCGTCAAAATCGTTGGTATTCTTATTTCGGAAATTGACGATTTATATTATGCCAAGGCGGTTTCAGTGCTTGAAAAACAGCTCAAGCTCAACAATTACGATATGATTTTATACTGCACGGGAACTGACCTTTCAACAACCTCTCAATACATAAGTCAGATGATATACAGAAATGTAGACGCTATTTTTATAATAGGCTCGAAATTTCATTCTCAGCAAAAGGCTGTATCAAAGCTTTTAAAAAATACCGATATTCCTACAATAACGATAAACTTAGAAACAAATGAGGATTATATCTACAATGTAATTTCCGATGAGTTTGAAGCCTTTAAAAATGCGGTAGCCTTTTTAAATCAAAAAGGGCACGATAGCTTTCTTTATATGTATGATACCGACTCTGCAAGCGGATTAAATAAGCTTAACGGCTTTAAAAAAGGAATTGACAAATGTCAGCTTGATATAAAAAATCAGCATATTTTAAAATGCAAGAGAAATATAGAAAGTGCAAAGCAGACAGCTCTTGACATTTTAAAGAAAAACCCAAAAATAACAGCGGTTATCTGCTCTGCCGATGAAATTGCCGCAGGTGTTGTAAAGGCGGCTAAGGAGCTTGACATTTCAATTCCCAAGGATTTGGCGGTAATAGGCTGTGATAACTCCGTTATTTCCGATTGCTCAACTCCTGCAATAACCTCTATTGACAACAGGGTGGGCACTCTTTGTGAAATCGGAGTAAATCTTTTTAATTCTTTAGTTGACAAAAAAACAATGGCTCAGAAAAATGTTGTGCCCTGTGAAATTATCGAAAAACAAACTACCTAA
- a CDS encoding alpha/beta fold hydrolase, which yields MARNFKPTVYWDSIASEHIPKMSFESCNESFEGWHKKALEKLKALMGELPEKVPLNAEIEFKQEDNGIIRERVVIDTEKYMSMPMYVIYPKDIKPDKSTPAILCCHGHGLFGKDCVAGIRSDEAHIADIESQNYNYGELMARHGYITFCPDLRGFGERNDRIDPFPGRDACNINFIKGALFDSYTLALNIFDMMRCIDYMQERAEVNADKIGIMGLSYGGTITTFTAALDERIKAADIICYVNSFEKFAINRANFCGAQILPGLYNYLDVSDIAGLIAPRPLLIEMGLYDDCFYIEDTKAGFEKVEKIYTAANAREKLFDDVCPVKHAFCNNKAYSFFDNCFNFNKKESIK from the coding sequence ATGGCAAGAAATTTTAAGCCCACAGTATATTGGGACAGTATAGCTTCTGAGCATATCCCGAAAATGAGCTTTGAAAGCTGTAATGAAAGCTTTGAAGGCTGGCATAAAAAAGCTCTTGAAAAATTAAAAGCTCTTATGGGAGAGCTTCCCGAAAAGGTGCCTTTAAATGCTGAAATTGAATTTAAGCAAGAGGACAACGGCATTATAAGAGAAAGAGTTGTTATAGATACAGAAAAATATATGTCGATGCCTATGTACGTTATTTATCCTAAGGATATAAAGCCCGACAAAAGCACTCCTGCCATTCTCTGCTGTCACGGACACGGGCTTTTCGGTAAGGACTGCGTTGCGGGAATACGCTCTGACGAAGCTCATATAGCTGATATAGAGTCCCAGAATTACAATTACGGCGAGCTTATGGCACGCCACGGGTATATCACCTTCTGTCCCGATTTGAGAGGCTTCGGGGAAAGAAACGACAGAATAGACCCATTCCCCGGCAGAGATGCCTGCAACATAAACTTTATAAAAGGCGCTCTTTTTGACAGCTATACCTTAGCTTTAAACATATTTGATATGATGCGCTGTATTGACTATATGCAGGAGAGAGCCGAGGTAAATGCAGATAAGATAGGAATTATGGGTCTTAGCTACGGCGGCACAATTACAACCTTTACTGCGGCTCTTGACGAAAGAATTAAAGCTGCCGACATTATCTGCTATGTAAATTCCTTTGAAAAATTTGCAATAAACAGAGCTAATTTCTGCGGTGCGCAAATTCTTCCCGGGCTTTATAATTATCTTGATGTTTCGGATATTGCAGGTCTTATTGCGCCCCGTCCTTTACTTATTGAAATGGGACTTTATGACGATTGCTTTTATATCGAAGATACAAAGGCAGGCTTTGAAAAGGTTGAAAAAATATATACTGCTGCAAATGCAAGGGAAAAGCTTTTTGATGATGTATGTCCTGTAAAGCACGCATTTTGCAATAACAAGGCGTATTCATTCTTTGATAATTGCTTTAACTTTAACAAAAAGGAGTCAATTAAATGA